A single genomic interval of Clostridium facile harbors:
- a CDS encoding NAD(P)-dependent malic enzyme: MDVKQKAVEMHEKWQGKIEVISRAKIETKEDLSLAYTPGVAEPCKLIEKDPDLSYKYTRRGNLVAVITDGTAVLGLGDIGPLAAMPVMEGKCALFKEFADVDAIPLCVNSKDVDEIVRTIELIGLSFGGINLEDIAAPRCFEIDRKLKERLNIPVFHDDQHGTAIVVAAAMINAVKLAGKKLEDITVVVNGAGAAGIAITKFLLKLGIGDAIMCDIGGILYEGADFMNDAQAEMAKITNKNNKKGTLKDAMVGADVFVGVSRPGLVTPEMVGSMAEKPIIFAMANPVPEIMPDEAKQGGAYIVGTGRSDFPNQINNVLAFPGIFKGALQARATDITDEMQLKAAYAIASMVTDEELNPEYILPDALNKQVALRVAEAVASCVK; the protein is encoded by the coding sequence ATGGACGTAAAACAAAAGGCTGTTGAAATGCACGAAAAATGGCAGGGGAAAATCGAAGTGATTTCCCGTGCCAAAATTGAAACCAAGGAGGATCTTTCCTTGGCATACACTCCAGGTGTTGCGGAACCTTGTAAATTAATCGAGAAAGACCCGGATTTATCCTATAAATATACCCGTCGTGGTAATCTGGTAGCCGTTATTACAGATGGAACCGCTGTGCTTGGGCTAGGGGATATTGGTCCATTGGCTGCCATGCCTGTTATGGAGGGAAAATGTGCTCTGTTCAAGGAATTTGCGGATGTAGATGCGATTCCGTTATGTGTAAACTCCAAAGATGTGGATGAAATTGTCCGCACCATTGAACTAATTGGTTTGAGTTTTGGCGGGATTAACCTGGAAGATATTGCGGCTCCACGTTGCTTTGAGATTGATCGAAAACTAAAAGAACGACTGAACATCCCTGTTTTCCATGATGATCAGCATGGTACCGCAATTGTTGTGGCTGCCGCTATGATCAATGCGGTTAAATTAGCTGGCAAAAAGCTGGAAGATATTACGGTTGTAGTAAATGGAGCTGGCGCTGCAGGAATTGCTATTACTAAATTCCTCTTAAAGTTAGGCATTGGCGATGCAATCATGTGTGATATTGGCGGCATTTTATATGAGGGTGCTGATTTTATGAATGACGCTCAGGCAGAAATGGCAAAAATAACAAATAAAAACAACAAAAAGGGAACATTAAAAGATGCTATGGTAGGAGCCGATGTTTTTGTTGGTGTATCCCGTCCTGGCTTGGTAACTCCTGAAATGGTAGGCAGTATGGCAGAAAAACCAATTATATTTGCTATGGCAAATCCTGTTCCAGAAATTATGCCGGATGAAGCAAAACAGGGTGGCGCTTATATTGTGGGCACAGGCAGGAGCGATTTTCCGAACCAGATTAACAATGTATTGGCATTTCCAGGAATTTTTAAAGGGGCTTTACAGGCACGTGCTACCGATATCACGGATGAAATGCAGCTAAAAGCAGCTTACGCAATTGCCAGTATGGTAACAGATGAGGAATTAAATCCAGAGTATATCCTTCCAGATGCATTAAATAAACAGGTAGCGTTACGAGTAGCGGAAGCTGTTGCAAGTTGTGTAAAATAG
- a CDS encoding TIGR03905 family TSCPD domain-containing protein: MNYTYRPKGVCSQQIDISVEDGIIQEIKFYGGCNGNLKGIAALAVGQPVEDVIQRLEGIHCGFKNTSCPDQLALALKQINQI, encoded by the coding sequence TTGAACTATACATATCGTCCAAAAGGAGTATGCTCCCAGCAGATTGATATTTCTGTCGAAGACGGCATTATTCAAGAGATTAAATTTTATGGTGGCTGTAATGGCAATCTAAAAGGGATTGCTGCTTTGGCGGTTGGACAACCTGTAGAGGATGTAATCCAACGTTTAGAAGGAATACACTGTGGTTTTAAAAATACATCTTGTCCCGACCAGTTAGCATTAGCGTTAAAGCAAATAAACCAAATTTAA